Proteins encoded together in one Ipomoea triloba cultivar NCNSP0323 chromosome 4, ASM357664v1 window:
- the LOC116014931 gene encoding 40S ribosomal protein S15a-5-like isoform X1 translates to MVEMGRRILNDALRTIVNAEKRGFASAQLQPISNVMANFLQIMKYRGYIKGFEVDDPHRVGKITVQLLGRINDCRAISYRQDIKAQNIENYAKSTLPTRQWGYVVITTPNGVLDHEEAIRQKVGGQVLGYFY, encoded by the exons A TGGTGGAAATGGGGAGGCGAATACTGAATGACGCATTGAGGACGATCGTCAATGCTGAGAAGAGAGGGTTTGCGTCCGCCCAACTTCAACCCATATCCAATGTCATGGCTAATTTCCTTCAGATTATGAAATATCGAG GGTATATTAAAGGCTTTGAGGTAGACGACCCTCATAGAGTTGGGAAGATAACTGTCCAATTGCTCGGAAGGATCAATGATTGCCGTGCTATCTCATATAGACAAGATATCAAAGCTCAGAACATTGAGAACTATGCAAAAAGTACCTTACCAACCCGTCAG TGGGGCTATGTTGTGATTACAACACCAAATGGAGTTTTGGATCATGAAGAAGCAATTCGGCAAAAGGTAGGTGGTCAAGTTCTTGGCTACTTCTATTGA
- the LOC116014931 gene encoding 40S ribosomal protein S15a-5-like isoform X2 yields the protein MGRRILNDALRTIVNAEKRGFASAQLQPISNVMANFLQIMKYRGYIKGFEVDDPHRVGKITVQLLGRINDCRAISYRQDIKAQNIENYAKSTLPTRQWGYVVITTPNGVLDHEEAIRQKVGGQVLGYFY from the exons ATGGGGAGGCGAATACTGAATGACGCATTGAGGACGATCGTCAATGCTGAGAAGAGAGGGTTTGCGTCCGCCCAACTTCAACCCATATCCAATGTCATGGCTAATTTCCTTCAGATTATGAAATATCGAG GGTATATTAAAGGCTTTGAGGTAGACGACCCTCATAGAGTTGGGAAGATAACTGTCCAATTGCTCGGAAGGATCAATGATTGCCGTGCTATCTCATATAGACAAGATATCAAAGCTCAGAACATTGAGAACTATGCAAAAAGTACCTTACCAACCCGTCAG TGGGGCTATGTTGTGATTACAACACCAAATGGAGTTTTGGATCATGAAGAAGCAATTCGGCAAAAGGTAGGTGGTCAAGTTCTTGGCTACTTCTATTGA